The following are from one region of the Silene latifolia isolate original U9 population chromosome 9, ASM4854445v1, whole genome shotgun sequence genome:
- the LOC141601386 gene encoding uncharacterized protein LOC141601386, giving the protein MTKEDVKSVPAWVQIHKLPLKFWGKGLPKIAGLIGKFIKSDAATEERTRLGYARVMVELVVDQELPPQVAFKDEKGSIIRVDVEYEWRPIKCKKCMGMGHDLEHCRKGTQEKFVQKPVKKVWRPVVKQNALVKPQENNVIVTTVQKVPVVSGTVTPHKRLVRMHRQEGDKSGYNTESFGAHSYKDVLASPSKMNGGDNSNGLFGLLETKIKSRAHARTVNNFNNWCISTNNGYHNSGRICVLWDPKIFRIQFLEYNSQFIHMKVETMVSRSVVYLTMIYAFNNIHERAPLWDHLRRIAGLVDGPWAIAGDFNCVLSATERVGGNTPTAEIDPFRTCVLDYGIVDIPAIGSLFTWNNKQRPEDRIYSKIDRFMTNKAWSDHFPDLYANFLPEGMLDHTPYLISSSTQVQKTRSFKYYNMWGASKEFLPTITQNWSNSIHGTPLFRLTKNLKLLKPALKALNWEKYSDIENSTAIMQRRVSEL; this is encoded by the exons ATGACAAAGGAGGATGTAAAATCGGTTCCTGCTTGGGTTCAAATTCATAAATTACCCCTGAAATTTTGGGGTAAAGGACTACCTAAAATAGCAGGTTTGATAGGGAAGTTTATAAAGAGTGATGCTGCCACTGAGGAGAGGACTAGGTTGGGGTATGCTCGTGTTATGGTTGAACTTGTTGTTGATCAGGAACTACCTCCACAGGTTGCATTCAAAGATGAGAAGGGTTCAATCATAAGAGTTGATGTAGAGTATGAATGGCGCCCGATTAAATGCAAGAAATGTATGGGTATGGGGCATGATTTGGAGCACTGTAGGAAAGGTACACAGGAGAAATTTGTTCAAAAACCAGTTAAGAAAGTATGGAGGCCAGTGGTGAAGCAGAATGCTCTTGTTAAACCTCAGGAGAACAATGTGATTGTAACCACTGTTCAGAAAGTTCCGGTTGTATCTGGGACTGTCACTCCACACAAAAGACTAGTTAGGATGCATAGACAGGAGGGGGATAAGAGTGGATACAACACTGAATCATTTGGAGCTCACTCTTACAAGGATGTCTTGGCCTCTCCCTCAAAAATGAATGGTGGAGATAATAGTAATG GTTTATTTGGTTTGttggaaacaaaaataaagagtagGGCTCATGCTAGAACTGTAAATAATTTCAATAATTGGTGCATATCCACAAATAATGGGTATCACAATAGTGGGAGAATTTGCGTTTTGTGGGATCCTAAGATATTCAGGATTCAATTTCTTGAGTATAATTCTCAGTTTATTCACATGAAGGTTGAGACAATGGTGAGTAGAAGTGTCGTGTATCTAACAATGATATATGCTTTCAATAATATTCATGAAAGGGCTCCCCTATGGGATCATCTAAGGAGAATTGCAGGATTGGTTGATGGTCCTTGGGCCATAGCAGGAGATTTTAATTGTGTGCTATCTGCAACTGAGAGAGTGGGAGGCAATACCCCTACTGCTGAGATTGATCCCTTTAGGACATGTGTTCTTGATTATGGAATAGTGGATATACCTGCAATTGGTTCACTCTTTACATGGAACAATAAGCAAAGGCCTGAAGATAGGATCTATAGCAAGATTGATAGATTTATGACTAATAAAGCTTGGAGTGACCATTTCCCTGATCTATATGCTAACTTCCTGCCTGAGGGCATGCTTGATCACACCCCTTATCTGATTAGTAGCTCAACTCAGGTCCAGAAAACCAGAAGCTTCAAGTATTATAACATGTGGGGAGCATCTAAAGAGTTCTTGCCTACCATCACACAAAATTGGAGTAATAGTATTCATGGCACACCTCTTTTCAGGCTAACAAAGAATCTGAAACTTCTGAAACCTGCATTGAAGGCTTTGAACTGGGAGAAATACAGTGATATTGAGAACTCTACTGCCATTATGCAAAGACGGGTCTCTGAGTTGTAG